The following proteins are encoded in a genomic region of Cataglyphis hispanica isolate Lineage 1 chromosome 1, ULB_Chis1_1.0, whole genome shotgun sequence:
- the LOC126850094 gene encoding xylosyl- and glucuronyltransferase LARGE1-like isoform X1 — MARSWLGCLFGILIPCVVFYWYLLLNVPSAEIWKSNIGGNWRSLAIEVERSNLQENHSLERSQLINNFEMKCDTIHIAMVCAGYNSTFTLVTVMKSILFYRTNPLHFHLLVDEIARRTLSTLFQTWDLPHVNVTFYGAEVWMPKVSWIPNTHYSGLYGLLKLILPDAMKEDRVLVLDTDVTVMSDVYSLWKMFENFSAVQTLGLIENQSNWYVKALSYGQRPWPALGRGFNTGVMLMHLRRLRDGKFASLWERVTKSVLRYIPETSLADQDVINAVINEQPNIVYKIECTWNIQLSDHTISDMCYRDTNHINILHWNSPRKQDVHNKHVNEFRKLHRVFLEMDGNLLRKRLFGCDKHESVLPYNESNPCREFEKGAAILYRTYPFLLEYEYNVHSSTDVALVTQCSVERIPLLETLAKHWPGTISVALYLTDAEVQYFLNFVRGSIDLRTRRNIAYHVVYKDGELYPINYLRNIAVSYVSTPFIFQLDVDFLPQVGLYENLMNNINRLNINESDKIALIVPAFETERYRFTFPANKEELLKFLKRGILYTFRYHVWTQGHAATNYSLWRNSMEPYEVSWEPDFEPYIVVSKSAPRYDTRFVGFGWNKVSYVTHLTALNYKYIVLPDTFIIHRPHAPSLDIGKFRTDSVYRRCLKKLKDKFVQELMTKYGETALSKLKKETKGKEV, encoded by the exons ATGGCTCGATCATGGCTAGGATGTCTGTTCGGCATTTTAATACCATGCGTTGTCTTTTATTGGTACCTGTTATTAAATG ttccCTCCGCGGAGATATGGAAATCAAACATTGGAGGAAATTGGCGGTCGTTGGCGATAGAAGTGGAGAGATCGAATTTACAGGAAAATCACTCTCTCGAACGATcgcaattgataaataatttcgag ATGAAATGCGATACGATACACATAGCTATGGTGTGCGCCGGTTACAATTCAACTTTCACTCTTGTAACCGTGatgaaatctattttattttatcgtacgAATCCATTACATTTTCATTTGCTCGTCGACGAAATTGCAAGGAGAACACTTTCAACTCTGTTCCAAACGTGGGATTTGCCACATG TGAATGTGACATTCTATGGAGCCGAGGTATGGATGCCGAAAGTCTCGTGGATACCAAACACGCATTATTCTGGGCTTTATGGTCTCTTGAAGTTGATACTACCAGATGCGATGAAAGAGGATAGAGTACTCGTGTTGGATACGGACGTGACCGTCATGAGCGACGTGTACTCATTATGGAAAATGTTCGAGAACTTTTCGGCTGTTCAGACCCTAGGATTGATCGAAAATCAGAGCAATTGGTATGTAAAGGCGTTGTCGTACGGTCAACGGCCATGGCCAGCTTTAGGTCGAGGATTTAATACCGGCGTCATGCTGATGCATCTACGGAGGTTGCGCGACGGAAAATTTGCGAGTTTATGGGAGAGAGTTACCAAGAGCGTATTAAGATATATACCAGAGACTAGCCTAGCCGATCAAGATGTAATAAACGCGGTAATCAATGAGCAACCAAATATCGTATATAAGATAGAGTGTACCTGGAATATACAATTAAGCGATCACACGATAAGTGACATGTGTTATCGCGATACCAATCATATAAAC ATCCTTCATTGGAATTCCCCGCGAAAGCAGGACGTTCACAATAAGCACGTTAATGAGTTTCGAAAACTGCATCGAGTTTTTCTCGAGATGGACGGCAATCTGTTGCGAAAACGTTTATTCGGTTGTGACAAGCACGAGAGTGTACTTCCA tataacgAATCAAATCCGTGTCGAGAATTCGAGAAAGGTGCTGCTATTTTATATCGCACGTATCCCTTTTTATTGGAATACGAATACAACGTCCACTCGTCGACGGATGTTGCTTTAGTCACACAGTGTAGCGTTGAAAGGATACCGCTATTGGAAACGCTGGCAAAGCACTGGCCGGGGACTATAAGCGTCGCGCTTTACTTGACTGATGCGGAGGTTCAGTATTTCCTGAATTTTGTGCGAGGTTCCATAGATTTAAGAACGAGAAGGAACATCGCCTATCACGTCGTATACAAAGACGGG GAATTGTACCCTATTAATTACTTAAGAAATATTGCGGTATCGTACGTATCGACTCCATTCATTTTTCAACTCGATGTCGACTTTTTACCACAAGTTGGACTATATGAAAATctcatgaataatataaatcgattaaatatcaatgaatCGGATAAAATAGCTCTAATTGTGCCAGCATTCGAAACTGAGCGTTATAG ATTTACATTCCCCGCTAATAAGGAAGAACTGTTGAAATTTCTCAAACGTGGTATTTTGTATACGTTTCGCTATCATGTCTGGACACAAGGACACGCTGCGACGAATTATAGCTTATGGCGAAATAGTATGGAACCTTACGAA GTATCATGGGAGCCAGATTTCGAACCTTATATAGTCGTTTCAAAATCCGCTCCGCGATATGATACAAGATTTGTCGGATTTGGTTGGAATAAAGTTTCCTATGTGACCCATTTAACTGCGTTAAATTATAA gtACATAGTTTTACCAGATACCTTTATTATCCATCGACCTCATGCTCCTAGTTTAGACATCGGTAAATTTAGGACAGATTCCGTTTATAGAAG aTGTCTTAAAAAACTGAAGGATAAATTCGTCCAAGAATTGATGACGAAATATGGTGAAACTGCATTAtcaaaactaaaaaaagaGACCAAAGGAAAGgaagtttaa
- the LOC126849935 gene encoding leucine-rich repeat-containing protein 24-like isoform X2, with the protein MGPKTTGRWFLCAAFMVALCQGKEDWMQCSSTCKCKWVSGKKTAECIKQNLTQVPVDLSPEIQNLDLTGNHMTHLIHEAFSRVSLVNLHKLVLRECGIESIHTDAFNGLKIVIEIDLSGNKIRSLHPGTFYETQRLRVLLLNQNRLRVLENGLFFNLTFLQKVALSGNKLEHIENKTFRNLPGLHSLALDGNNFSTLQLQCFESLPKLGSLELQNNPWNCNCHLKRFRDWTIERKLYTKPTTCQEPPNMAGKMWDEVTSDEFACKPKIVTISPGTKIEMRRGDVTFSCRATGIPRPQLSWAHRTRVLDNLSKRPNSDRNYILSASHDWLNLTIPDVTLSDKGDYICHAKSPGGDTEKNVTLAVIGDALGSRDNFISLPLAIGLGVTALCLLIVAIVLCVCYCRRRRTRHDEKGLEAASLEHHGLVDGVGSGVVDRVGDDEREHELTTPELDRSGGTGGTLPRGGASYHHRQYPPDLLAFSGGRGASPTSQTSTAPDSTHLPNQYVTATTTVTTAATTSSSYGSPPPGQYHPAAFKTLPHSRSVTPYGIGPSSSSSSMAPVLPRHGYVTIPRRPRAPSWSSGPPTSPTDILEPVYDNLGLRTTADGSSMLSLNKSPEPASSSMRGRPLPVTPGGSHYGTIQRSTPNILTGSPLDRAAPEGAAEWPIKLPDESMNSSHSLLTQQQQAAASNTLGRKVPPRPPPKPKKKSANGPTLYEDEGEDGTEV; encoded by the exons ATGGGACCGAAAACGACAGGCCGGTGGTTCCTCTGTGCGGCGTTTATGGTCGCCCTGTGTCAAGGCAAAGAGGACTGGATGCAGTGCTCGTCGACTTGCAAGTGCAAATGGGTGTCCGGCAAGAAGACCGCCGAGTGCATCAAGCAGAACCTCACGCAGGTGCCGGTGGACCTTTCGCCCGAGATTCAGAATCTTGATCTTACCGGCAATCACATGACTCATCTCATACACGAAGCGTTTAGTCGCGTCTCATTGGTGAATCTTCATAAATTGGTGCTGCGCGAATGCGGCATTGAATCGATTCACACGGACGCTTTCAACGGCTTGAAGATCGTTATCGAGATCGATTTGTCGGGCAACAAAATCCGTAGTTTACATCCCGGCACCTTCTACGAGACTCAACGATTACGTGTGTTGTTACTCAATCAAAATAGATTGAGGGTTCTTGAAAACGGTCTGTTTTTCAATCTTACCTTCCTGCAAAAAGTGGCGTTGTCGGGAAACAAATTGGAGCACATCGAAAACAAGACGTTCCGTAATCTACCGGGTTTGCACTCGCTCGCGTTAGACGGGAATAACTTCAGTACTCTGCAACTGCAGTGCTTCGAGAGTCTTCCTAAACTCGGCAGTCTCGAACTTCAGAATAATCCCTGGAATTGTAACTGCCATCTCAAAAGGTTTCGCGATTGGACGATCGAACGAAAGTTATACACAAAGCCAACCACTTGTCAGGAGCCGCCCAACATGGCCGGTAAGATGTGGGACGAAGTTACCAGCGATGAGTTTGCGTGCAAACCGAAGATCGTCACCATCAGTCCGGGGACTAAAATCGAGATGCGCAGAGGAGACGTGACTTTCTCGTGCAGAGCAACGGGAATCCCACGTCCTCAg TTATCATGGGCGCATCGTACCCGTGTTTTAGACAACCTTTCCAAACGTCCGAATAGCGACAGAAACTACATATTGTCAGCGAGCCACGATTGGTTGAATCTCACTATTCCTGACGTGACGCTCTCCGACAAGGGCGATTACATCTGCCACGCGAAGAGTCCGGGCGGCGACACCGAGAAGAACGTGACTCTGGCCGTCATAGGCGACGCGCTGGGCAgcagagataattttatcagcCTGCCACTCGCTATAGGGCTTGGCGTCACTGCACTATGCTTGCTGATCGTCGCGATAGTACTTTGCGTGTGCTACTGTCGACGACGCCGGACCAGGCACGATGAGAAGGGTCTCGAGGCGGCATCCTTGGAACATCACGGTCTTG TTGACGGTGTCGGAAGCGGTGTCGTCGACAGGGTAGGCGACGACGAGAGGGAGCACGAACTGACTACTCCGGAACTCGACAGAAGCGGTGGTACCGGCGGCACATTGCCGCGCGGGGGTGCCAGTTACCATCATCGACAATATCCACCAGATCTATTGGCCTTCTCCGGCGGTCGAGGCGCATCGCCGACTAGCCAGACGTCAACGGCGCCTGACAGCACGCATCTGCCTAATCAGTACGTGACGGCGACGACAACGGTGACGACGGCGGCGACGACATCATCATCATATGGCTCGCCGCCGCCTGGTCAGTATCATCCAGCCGCCTTCAAGACATTGCCACATAGCCGCAGTGTAACGCCGTATGGCATCGGACCGTCGTCGTCTTCATCGTCGATGGCACCGGTGCTACCGCGTCACGGCTATGTAACGATCCCGCGTCGACCGCGGGCACCCAGTTGGAGCAGCGGACCCCCGACGTCGCCCACCGATATTCTCGAACCGGTATACGATAATCTAGGGCTGCGCACCACGGCTGATGGCAGCTCGATGTTATCGTTGAACAAGAGCCCGGAACCGGCGTCTTCGTCCATGCGAGGCCGGCCACTTCCGGTCACGCCGGGCGGATCGCACTACGGTACAATTCAGCGCAGCACGCCGAACATCCTGACCGGCAGTCCGCTGGACCGGGCGGCCCCGGAAGGCGCAGCCGAGTGGCCGATCAAGCTGCCGGACGAGAGCATGAACAGCAGTCATTCGCTGTTGACGCAGCAGCAACAAGCTGCCGCCAGCAATACTCTCGGCAGGAAAGTGCCGCCTAGACCGCCACCGAAGCCCAAGAAAAAATCCGCCAACGGGCCGACGTTGTACGAAGACGAGGGAGAGGATGGCACGGAAGTATGA
- the LOC126850094 gene encoding xylosyl- and glucuronyltransferase LARGE1-like isoform X2, with product MARSWLGCLFGILIPCVVFYWYLLLNVPSAEIWKSNIGGNWRSLAIEVERSNLQENHSLERSQLINNFEMKCDTIHIAMVCAGYNSTFTLVTVMKSILFYRTNPLHFHLLVDEIARRTLSTLFQTWDLPHVNVTFYGAEVWMPKVSWIPNTHYSGLYGLLKLILPDAMKEDRVLVLDTDVTVMSDVYSLWKMFENFSAVQTLGLIENQSNWYVKALSYGQRPWPALGRGFNTGVMLMHLRRLRDGKFASLWERVTKSVLRYIPETSLADQDVINAVINEQPNIVYKIECTWNIQLSDHTISDMCYRDTNHINILHWNSPRKQDVHNKHVNEFRKLHRVFLEMDGNLLRKRLFGCDKHESVLPELYPINYLRNIAVSYVSTPFIFQLDVDFLPQVGLYENLMNNINRLNINESDKIALIVPAFETERYRFTFPANKEELLKFLKRGILYTFRYHVWTQGHAATNYSLWRNSMEPYEVSWEPDFEPYIVVSKSAPRYDTRFVGFGWNKVSYVTHLTALNYKYIVLPDTFIIHRPHAPSLDIGKFRTDSVYRRCLKKLKDKFVQELMTKYGETALSKLKKETKGKEV from the exons ATGGCTCGATCATGGCTAGGATGTCTGTTCGGCATTTTAATACCATGCGTTGTCTTTTATTGGTACCTGTTATTAAATG ttccCTCCGCGGAGATATGGAAATCAAACATTGGAGGAAATTGGCGGTCGTTGGCGATAGAAGTGGAGAGATCGAATTTACAGGAAAATCACTCTCTCGAACGATcgcaattgataaataatttcgag ATGAAATGCGATACGATACACATAGCTATGGTGTGCGCCGGTTACAATTCAACTTTCACTCTTGTAACCGTGatgaaatctattttattttatcgtacgAATCCATTACATTTTCATTTGCTCGTCGACGAAATTGCAAGGAGAACACTTTCAACTCTGTTCCAAACGTGGGATTTGCCACATG TGAATGTGACATTCTATGGAGCCGAGGTATGGATGCCGAAAGTCTCGTGGATACCAAACACGCATTATTCTGGGCTTTATGGTCTCTTGAAGTTGATACTACCAGATGCGATGAAAGAGGATAGAGTACTCGTGTTGGATACGGACGTGACCGTCATGAGCGACGTGTACTCATTATGGAAAATGTTCGAGAACTTTTCGGCTGTTCAGACCCTAGGATTGATCGAAAATCAGAGCAATTGGTATGTAAAGGCGTTGTCGTACGGTCAACGGCCATGGCCAGCTTTAGGTCGAGGATTTAATACCGGCGTCATGCTGATGCATCTACGGAGGTTGCGCGACGGAAAATTTGCGAGTTTATGGGAGAGAGTTACCAAGAGCGTATTAAGATATATACCAGAGACTAGCCTAGCCGATCAAGATGTAATAAACGCGGTAATCAATGAGCAACCAAATATCGTATATAAGATAGAGTGTACCTGGAATATACAATTAAGCGATCACACGATAAGTGACATGTGTTATCGCGATACCAATCATATAAAC ATCCTTCATTGGAATTCCCCGCGAAAGCAGGACGTTCACAATAAGCACGTTAATGAGTTTCGAAAACTGCATCGAGTTTTTCTCGAGATGGACGGCAATCTGTTGCGAAAACGTTTATTCGGTTGTGACAAGCACGAGAGTGTACTTCCA GAATTGTACCCTATTAATTACTTAAGAAATATTGCGGTATCGTACGTATCGACTCCATTCATTTTTCAACTCGATGTCGACTTTTTACCACAAGTTGGACTATATGAAAATctcatgaataatataaatcgattaaatatcaatgaatCGGATAAAATAGCTCTAATTGTGCCAGCATTCGAAACTGAGCGTTATAG ATTTACATTCCCCGCTAATAAGGAAGAACTGTTGAAATTTCTCAAACGTGGTATTTTGTATACGTTTCGCTATCATGTCTGGACACAAGGACACGCTGCGACGAATTATAGCTTATGGCGAAATAGTATGGAACCTTACGAA GTATCATGGGAGCCAGATTTCGAACCTTATATAGTCGTTTCAAAATCCGCTCCGCGATATGATACAAGATTTGTCGGATTTGGTTGGAATAAAGTTTCCTATGTGACCCATTTAACTGCGTTAAATTATAA gtACATAGTTTTACCAGATACCTTTATTATCCATCGACCTCATGCTCCTAGTTTAGACATCGGTAAATTTAGGACAGATTCCGTTTATAGAAG aTGTCTTAAAAAACTGAAGGATAAATTCGTCCAAGAATTGATGACGAAATATGGTGAAACTGCATTAtcaaaactaaaaaaagaGACCAAAGGAAAGgaagtttaa
- the LOC126850094 gene encoding xylosyl- and glucuronyltransferase LARGE1-like isoform X3 produces the protein MARSWLGCLFGILIPCVVFYWYLLLNVPSAEIWKSNIGGNWRSLAIEVERSNLQENHSLERSQLINNFEMKCDTIHIAMVCAGYNSTFTLVTVMKSILFYRTNPLHFHLLVDEIARRTLSTLFQTWDLPHVNVTFYGAEVWMPKVSWIPNTHYSGLYGLLKLILPDAMKEDRVLVLDTDVTVMSDVYSLWKMFENFSAVQTLGLIENQSNWYVKALSYGQRPWPALGRGFNTGVMLMHLRRLRDGKFASLWERVTKSVLRYIPETSLADQDVINAVINEQPNIVYKIECTWNIQLSDHTISDMCYRDTNHINILHWNSPRKQDVHNKHVNEFRKLHRVFLEMDGNLLRKRLFGCDKHESVLPYNESNPCREFEKGAAILYRTYPFLLEYEYNVHSSTDVALVTQCSVERIPLLETLAKHWPGTISVALYLTDAEVQYFLNFVRGSIDLRTRRNIAYHVVYKDGELYPINYLRNIAVSYVSTPFIFQLDVDFLPQVGLYENLMNNINRLNINESDKIALIVPAFETERYRFTFPANKEELLKFLKRGILYTFRYHVWTQGHAATNYSLWRNSMEPYEVRVRSV, from the exons ATGGCTCGATCATGGCTAGGATGTCTGTTCGGCATTTTAATACCATGCGTTGTCTTTTATTGGTACCTGTTATTAAATG ttccCTCCGCGGAGATATGGAAATCAAACATTGGAGGAAATTGGCGGTCGTTGGCGATAGAAGTGGAGAGATCGAATTTACAGGAAAATCACTCTCTCGAACGATcgcaattgataaataatttcgag ATGAAATGCGATACGATACACATAGCTATGGTGTGCGCCGGTTACAATTCAACTTTCACTCTTGTAACCGTGatgaaatctattttattttatcgtacgAATCCATTACATTTTCATTTGCTCGTCGACGAAATTGCAAGGAGAACACTTTCAACTCTGTTCCAAACGTGGGATTTGCCACATG TGAATGTGACATTCTATGGAGCCGAGGTATGGATGCCGAAAGTCTCGTGGATACCAAACACGCATTATTCTGGGCTTTATGGTCTCTTGAAGTTGATACTACCAGATGCGATGAAAGAGGATAGAGTACTCGTGTTGGATACGGACGTGACCGTCATGAGCGACGTGTACTCATTATGGAAAATGTTCGAGAACTTTTCGGCTGTTCAGACCCTAGGATTGATCGAAAATCAGAGCAATTGGTATGTAAAGGCGTTGTCGTACGGTCAACGGCCATGGCCAGCTTTAGGTCGAGGATTTAATACCGGCGTCATGCTGATGCATCTACGGAGGTTGCGCGACGGAAAATTTGCGAGTTTATGGGAGAGAGTTACCAAGAGCGTATTAAGATATATACCAGAGACTAGCCTAGCCGATCAAGATGTAATAAACGCGGTAATCAATGAGCAACCAAATATCGTATATAAGATAGAGTGTACCTGGAATATACAATTAAGCGATCACACGATAAGTGACATGTGTTATCGCGATACCAATCATATAAAC ATCCTTCATTGGAATTCCCCGCGAAAGCAGGACGTTCACAATAAGCACGTTAATGAGTTTCGAAAACTGCATCGAGTTTTTCTCGAGATGGACGGCAATCTGTTGCGAAAACGTTTATTCGGTTGTGACAAGCACGAGAGTGTACTTCCA tataacgAATCAAATCCGTGTCGAGAATTCGAGAAAGGTGCTGCTATTTTATATCGCACGTATCCCTTTTTATTGGAATACGAATACAACGTCCACTCGTCGACGGATGTTGCTTTAGTCACACAGTGTAGCGTTGAAAGGATACCGCTATTGGAAACGCTGGCAAAGCACTGGCCGGGGACTATAAGCGTCGCGCTTTACTTGACTGATGCGGAGGTTCAGTATTTCCTGAATTTTGTGCGAGGTTCCATAGATTTAAGAACGAGAAGGAACATCGCCTATCACGTCGTATACAAAGACGGG GAATTGTACCCTATTAATTACTTAAGAAATATTGCGGTATCGTACGTATCGACTCCATTCATTTTTCAACTCGATGTCGACTTTTTACCACAAGTTGGACTATATGAAAATctcatgaataatataaatcgattaaatatcaatgaatCGGATAAAATAGCTCTAATTGTGCCAGCATTCGAAACTGAGCGTTATAG ATTTACATTCCCCGCTAATAAGGAAGAACTGTTGAAATTTCTCAAACGTGGTATTTTGTATACGTTTCGCTATCATGTCTGGACACAAGGACACGCTGCGACGAATTATAGCTTATGGCGAAATAGTATGGAACCTTACGAAGTGCGTGTGAGATCCGTATAA
- the LOC126849935 gene encoding uncharacterized protein LOC126849935 isoform X1, giving the protein MGPKTTGRWFLCAAFMVALCQGKEDWMQCSSTCKCKWVSGKKTAECIKQNLTQVPVDLSPEIQNLDLTGNHMTHLIHEAFSRVSLVNLHKLVLRECGIESIHTDAFNGLKIVIEIDLSGNKIRSLHPGTFYETQRLRVLLLNQNRLRVLENGLFFNLTFLQKVALSGNKLEHIENKTFRNLPGLHSLALDGNNFSTLQLQCFESLPKLGSLELQNNPWNCNCHLKRFRDWTIERKLYTKPTTCQEPPNMAGKMWDEVTSDEFACKPKIVTISPGTKIEMRRGDVTFSCRATGIPRPQLSWAHRTRVLDNLSKRPNSDRNYILSASHDWLNLTIPDVTLSDKGDYICHAKSPGGDTEKNVTLAVIGDALGSRDNFISLPLAIGLGVTALCLLIVAIVLCVCYCRRRRTRHDEKGLEAASLEHHGLGEQEKSLITTINPVVKPPRRYEAPSVTSHGTEMTELNRTLLDNDSVFVDGVGSGVVDRVGDDEREHELTTPELDRSGGTGGTLPRGGASYHHRQYPPDLLAFSGGRGASPTSQTSTAPDSTHLPNQYVTATTTVTTAATTSSSYGSPPPGQYHPAAFKTLPHSRSVTPYGIGPSSSSSSMAPVLPRHGYVTIPRRPRAPSWSSGPPTSPTDILEPVYDNLGLRTTADGSSMLSLNKSPEPASSSMRGRPLPVTPGGSHYGTIQRSTPNILTGSPLDRAAPEGAAEWPIKLPDESMNSSHSLLTQQQQAAASNTLGRKVPPRPPPKPKKKSANGPTLYEDEGEDGTEV; this is encoded by the exons ATGGGACCGAAAACGACAGGCCGGTGGTTCCTCTGTGCGGCGTTTATGGTCGCCCTGTGTCAAGGCAAAGAGGACTGGATGCAGTGCTCGTCGACTTGCAAGTGCAAATGGGTGTCCGGCAAGAAGACCGCCGAGTGCATCAAGCAGAACCTCACGCAGGTGCCGGTGGACCTTTCGCCCGAGATTCAGAATCTTGATCTTACCGGCAATCACATGACTCATCTCATACACGAAGCGTTTAGTCGCGTCTCATTGGTGAATCTTCATAAATTGGTGCTGCGCGAATGCGGCATTGAATCGATTCACACGGACGCTTTCAACGGCTTGAAGATCGTTATCGAGATCGATTTGTCGGGCAACAAAATCCGTAGTTTACATCCCGGCACCTTCTACGAGACTCAACGATTACGTGTGTTGTTACTCAATCAAAATAGATTGAGGGTTCTTGAAAACGGTCTGTTTTTCAATCTTACCTTCCTGCAAAAAGTGGCGTTGTCGGGAAACAAATTGGAGCACATCGAAAACAAGACGTTCCGTAATCTACCGGGTTTGCACTCGCTCGCGTTAGACGGGAATAACTTCAGTACTCTGCAACTGCAGTGCTTCGAGAGTCTTCCTAAACTCGGCAGTCTCGAACTTCAGAATAATCCCTGGAATTGTAACTGCCATCTCAAAAGGTTTCGCGATTGGACGATCGAACGAAAGTTATACACAAAGCCAACCACTTGTCAGGAGCCGCCCAACATGGCCGGTAAGATGTGGGACGAAGTTACCAGCGATGAGTTTGCGTGCAAACCGAAGATCGTCACCATCAGTCCGGGGACTAAAATCGAGATGCGCAGAGGAGACGTGACTTTCTCGTGCAGAGCAACGGGAATCCCACGTCCTCAg TTATCATGGGCGCATCGTACCCGTGTTTTAGACAACCTTTCCAAACGTCCGAATAGCGACAGAAACTACATATTGTCAGCGAGCCACGATTGGTTGAATCTCACTATTCCTGACGTGACGCTCTCCGACAAGGGCGATTACATCTGCCACGCGAAGAGTCCGGGCGGCGACACCGAGAAGAACGTGACTCTGGCCGTCATAGGCGACGCGCTGGGCAgcagagataattttatcagcCTGCCACTCGCTATAGGGCTTGGCGTCACTGCACTATGCTTGCTGATCGTCGCGATAGTACTTTGCGTGTGCTACTGTCGACGACGCCGGACCAGGCACGATGAGAAGGGTCTCGAGGCGGCATCCTTGGAACATCACGGTCTTGGTGAGCAGGAGAAATCTCTGATCACCACTATTAATCCGGTGGTAAAGCCGCCGAGACGTTACGAGGCACCGTCGGTGACGTCGCACGGCACGGAGATGACGGAGCTGAATCGCACGTTGCTCGACAACGATTCGGTCTTCG TTGACGGTGTCGGAAGCGGTGTCGTCGACAGGGTAGGCGACGACGAGAGGGAGCACGAACTGACTACTCCGGAACTCGACAGAAGCGGTGGTACCGGCGGCACATTGCCGCGCGGGGGTGCCAGTTACCATCATCGACAATATCCACCAGATCTATTGGCCTTCTCCGGCGGTCGAGGCGCATCGCCGACTAGCCAGACGTCAACGGCGCCTGACAGCACGCATCTGCCTAATCAGTACGTGACGGCGACGACAACGGTGACGACGGCGGCGACGACATCATCATCATATGGCTCGCCGCCGCCTGGTCAGTATCATCCAGCCGCCTTCAAGACATTGCCACATAGCCGCAGTGTAACGCCGTATGGCATCGGACCGTCGTCGTCTTCATCGTCGATGGCACCGGTGCTACCGCGTCACGGCTATGTAACGATCCCGCGTCGACCGCGGGCACCCAGTTGGAGCAGCGGACCCCCGACGTCGCCCACCGATATTCTCGAACCGGTATACGATAATCTAGGGCTGCGCACCACGGCTGATGGCAGCTCGATGTTATCGTTGAACAAGAGCCCGGAACCGGCGTCTTCGTCCATGCGAGGCCGGCCACTTCCGGTCACGCCGGGCGGATCGCACTACGGTACAATTCAGCGCAGCACGCCGAACATCCTGACCGGCAGTCCGCTGGACCGGGCGGCCCCGGAAGGCGCAGCCGAGTGGCCGATCAAGCTGCCGGACGAGAGCATGAACAGCAGTCATTCGCTGTTGACGCAGCAGCAACAAGCTGCCGCCAGCAATACTCTCGGCAGGAAAGTGCCGCCTAGACCGCCACCGAAGCCCAAGAAAAAATCCGCCAACGGGCCGACGTTGTACGAAGACGAGGGAGAGGATGGCACGGAAGTATGA